Proteins encoded together in one Pantoea sp. CCBC3-3-1 window:
- a CDS encoding HAD family hydrolase: MASIDSIIVLDIDGTLTDSVPAHQHAFEQALRFFPFQALSTDWGRYTHHSDSGIFYEAWQKANFVGEPDLATLEEAYLKAYPQALKRYPVSAIPGAAEFVATLSESWGIVFATGSLRSGALHKLGVLGIDADEVVLVTSSEFASREELVKQAVGQGCRRFGIKAPRRVVSIGDGIWDLKTANNLGYEFLGIGEGEKAAHLSASGAEVYPDFIALLKDRQLFSSEPIAIKES; this comes from the coding sequence ATGGCGTCTATTGACTCAATCATCGTTCTGGACATTGATGGCACCCTGACCGACAGCGTGCCAGCCCACCAGCATGCCTTCGAACAGGCACTGCGCTTTTTCCCTTTCCAGGCCCTGTCCACCGACTGGGGGCGCTACACCCACCATTCCGACAGCGGCATTTTTTATGAAGCCTGGCAAAAAGCAAATTTTGTTGGTGAACCGGATCTGGCCACGCTTGAGGAAGCCTATCTGAAAGCTTACCCGCAGGCACTGAAACGTTATCCGGTTAGCGCCATTCCTGGCGCGGCAGAATTTGTTGCCACCCTTAGCGAAAGCTGGGGCATTGTTTTTGCCACCGGCAGCCTGCGTTCCGGGGCGCTGCACAAGCTTGGTGTCCTTGGTATTGATGCGGATGAGGTCGTGCTGGTGACCTCATCAGAGTTTGCCAGCCGCGAAGAACTGGTCAAACAGGCGGTCGGGCAAGGGTGTCGCAGATTCGGCATCAAAGCCCCTCGCCGGGTTGTTTCCATTGGCGATGGCATCTGGGATTTGAAGACGGCGAACAATCTTGGTTATGAATTTTTAGGGATTGGCGAAGGGGAAAAAGCTGCCCATCTCAGCGCCTCAGGCGCAGAAGTTTATCCAGACTTCATCGCCTTGCTTAAAGATCGCCAGCTGTTTTCGTCAGAGCCGATTGCGATAAAGGAGAGTTAA
- a CDS encoding DMT family transporter, with translation MTILTDGMRREKSGTIGFLWMMLSTVLFVAVDAVIKLAGKSIHPFEVGFFRNLFGFLFLLPALCRTRFTALKTNDFYGHLLRGVLGVAATLTFFYGLTIVPLVKVISLSFAVPIFAFVLAIIFLGEKPSVRQCFWTLVGFAGALVIVRPGYIPLSIGTLIILLSAFLNACIYIVVKKLSRTDSSLSIGAWMCLSVGTLTFPFAWYYWSWPTPQQYLLLILVGVLATSAQYALSEAFRNADTSAMMPAEFLKLIWAALIGFFVFRESADVFVCFGAAIVITANVMSGLAKRRHDRSSQK, from the coding sequence ATGACTATTTTGACTGATGGCATGAGAAGAGAGAAATCAGGCACGATTGGCTTTCTGTGGATGATGCTCTCTACAGTGCTGTTTGTTGCCGTTGACGCAGTAATTAAGCTGGCGGGTAAAAGTATTCACCCTTTTGAGGTAGGTTTTTTCCGTAATCTGTTCGGCTTTCTTTTTCTTCTTCCGGCGCTGTGTCGAACGCGTTTTACTGCGCTAAAAACAAATGATTTTTATGGGCACCTGCTGAGAGGCGTGCTGGGCGTTGCCGCCACGCTAACTTTTTTCTATGGTCTGACAATTGTGCCTTTGGTTAAGGTGATTTCTCTTTCTTTTGCCGTACCGATATTTGCTTTTGTTTTGGCCATTATTTTCCTCGGTGAAAAACCGTCGGTCAGGCAGTGTTTCTGGACGCTGGTTGGCTTCGCGGGCGCCTTAGTGATTGTCAGGCCGGGATACATTCCCCTGTCGATTGGCACGCTTATTATTCTGCTGTCGGCATTTTTAAACGCCTGCATTTATATCGTGGTAAAAAAACTTTCCCGTACCGACTCTTCACTGTCTATCGGTGCCTGGATGTGTTTATCCGTCGGCACCCTGACCTTTCCCTTCGCCTGGTATTACTGGAGCTGGCCAACACCGCAGCAGTATCTGCTGCTGATATTGGTCGGCGTACTCGCCACCTCGGCCCAGTATGCATTATCAGAAGCGTTCAGAAACGCTGATACCAGCGCCATGATGCCTGCCGAATTCCTGAAACTGATCTGGGCTGCGCTGATTGGCTTTTTTGTGTTCCGGGAATCTGCCGATGTTTTTGTCTGCTTTGGGGCCGCAATCGTTATCACCGCTAACGTGATGTCGGGGTTAGCGAAGCGACGACATGACCGTAGCAGCCAGAAATAA
- a CDS encoding phosphatidylcholine/phosphatidylserine synthase — protein sequence MLRLYKDAANVCTLIGLIAGFAALLSLVAHNLPLALTFILTGAVADVFDGPLARSASNRPDVAPAFGKELDTLADVCHSVLSPALWVVISLGLTPVSVLAGLVLTVAGVTRLAYFTSVTPAKPGHFIGVPVTWVPLVLAIVVNLLGTHTLPTVVGVLFALIMALAQTSRVLVPKFCGRKFTLFAVIAIGLLLLTALRTLAGNW from the coding sequence ATGCTGCGACTTTATAAAGATGCCGCCAACGTTTGCACCTTAATCGGACTGATTGCTGGTTTTGCTGCGCTGCTGTCGTTGGTGGCTCATAACCTGCCTCTGGCTCTGACTTTTATCCTGACAGGGGCAGTAGCCGATGTGTTTGATGGCCCCCTCGCTCGCTCGGCCAGCAACAGACCAGATGTGGCACCCGCCTTTGGTAAAGAGCTGGATACGTTAGCGGACGTGTGCCACAGCGTTTTATCACCTGCCCTCTGGGTAGTCATCTCCCTGGGATTGACGCCCGTTTCCGTACTGGCCGGGCTTGTACTCACCGTGGCAGGTGTAACCCGGCTGGCTTACTTCACCTCGGTTACGCCTGCCAAACCCGGCCATTTTATTGGCGTACCGGTGACCTGGGTGCCTCTGGTGTTAGCCATCGTAGTTAATCTGTTGGGCACCCACACTTTACCCACCGTTGTTGGCGTGCTGTTCGCGTTAATTATGGCTCTGGCACAGACAAGCCGCGTGTTGGTCCCCAAATTTTGCGGCCGGAAATTTACCCTTTTTGCCGTTATCGCCATCGGGTTATTACTCCTTACGGCACTACGAACTCTTGCAGGAAACTGGTAA
- a CDS encoding HAD-IIIC family phosphatase produces the protein MPSGTTYDVSDRPPLSTAEILAAVKQAAPPDCDVFEVHSSLSLLSGLSRRPHRWAFLRAVRSLVREGKTLLFPAFTFSYAGGKAFHLQHSPSETGVLADWVLSLPEARRTPSPMFSFVVIGPKSPLFLQADHRDAWSAESVLSRVEKLGGGALMLGAGWDYLSFLHVVEQRLMVPYREFKVFHAKADLGQGPVDPAMQVYVRRRDIRTELDFAAAGRAAEEAGLVKTALLGEGEVKFVSLRHIAQLCQERMGTNPFFLLKNGQQTAMDIAQVTQRTQQPVFRIALLSAENPDYLIEALKKQIAATIPTRSIAFYPSQYGNFYSDLTLNDSPLRTFNPHLTIIADTFESLSGCSGQYAIDEETFHLRLNRWHAAVAGWAEASENQVAVFRPMWATASGTFSGEENSARLATILAQNEGIFIDTPSLAAQSAIPLRDPRSWYLARTPWSPQFAKVLAEYLTGIVLDRCGLSVRLIVVDLDNTLWGGVATDDGLEGLALGGDFPGNAFRDFQLLLKSLVQRGIGLAIASKNDRHVALDILDRHPEMVLRREDFADEEIHWEAKTDSVVRLAKRMHLSLSSVMFLDDNPVEREAVRRNLPEVVVPELGNDPVRYCEIVSRIPQLASAGLTSSDRQRGNAFRQLKAVEDARRVAVDSQAFISDLAVTLRFALLNDGNLSRAGQLMTKTNQFNTTLKRYSAADLKALVQQGHQVIVLEIADKFNPPEIMGVAVLQQAVLDTVVLSCRAFGKGVETALFQALAAALFRQSGLYLRVCFTPTDKNHVVISALEALHFTPHNDIWLAGTKSLSLPVSPVKITGLEEIFQ, from the coding sequence ATGCCGAGCGGGACGACGTATGATGTGTCAGACAGGCCGCCGCTAAGTACGGCAGAGATCCTTGCTGCGGTTAAACAGGCGGCACCTCCTGACTGCGATGTCTTTGAAGTTCATTCATCCCTTTCTCTGCTGTCAGGCTTAAGCCGCAGGCCACACCGATGGGCCTTTTTGCGTGCGGTAAGGAGTCTGGTTCGTGAGGGGAAAACCCTGCTGTTTCCGGCGTTCACCTTTTCTTATGCAGGCGGCAAAGCGTTTCATCTTCAGCACTCACCTTCGGAAACCGGCGTTCTGGCTGACTGGGTGCTTAGCCTTCCTGAGGCACGCCGCACGCCCAGCCCAATGTTTTCCTTTGTGGTGATCGGGCCGAAATCACCGCTCTTTTTGCAGGCAGATCACCGTGATGCGTGGAGCGCAGAATCCGTGCTGTCGAGGGTAGAAAAGCTGGGAGGTGGAGCGCTGATGTTGGGTGCCGGATGGGATTACCTGAGTTTCCTGCATGTCGTGGAACAACGGCTCATGGTGCCCTATCGCGAATTTAAAGTTTTTCACGCCAAAGCAGATTTAGGTCAGGGTCCGGTCGATCCCGCCATGCAGGTCTATGTACGCCGTCGGGATATTCGTACCGAACTGGATTTCGCCGCGGCGGGTCGGGCAGCGGAAGAGGCTGGCCTGGTAAAAACAGCCCTGCTCGGCGAAGGTGAGGTGAAATTTGTTTCGCTGCGCCATATCGCACAGCTTTGCCAGGAGAGAATGGGTACAAATCCGTTTTTCTTACTGAAGAATGGCCAGCAGACGGCAATGGACATCGCCCAGGTCACACAGCGTACGCAACAACCCGTTTTCCGTATTGCGCTTCTCAGCGCGGAAAATCCCGATTATCTGATCGAAGCACTTAAAAAGCAGATTGCTGCAACAATCCCGACCAGAAGTATTGCGTTTTATCCCAGTCAGTATGGCAATTTCTATTCAGATTTGACCCTGAACGATTCACCTCTGCGCACGTTCAACCCGCACCTGACGATTATTGCCGATACCTTCGAGAGCCTGAGCGGCTGCTCAGGACAGTATGCGATTGATGAAGAGACATTTCACCTCAGGCTCAATCGTTGGCATGCCGCCGTGGCTGGCTGGGCCGAAGCCAGCGAAAACCAGGTGGCTGTTTTCAGGCCAATGTGGGCAACGGCAAGCGGCACGTTTTCCGGCGAGGAAAATAGTGCCCGGCTGGCTACGATACTGGCACAAAATGAGGGGATATTTATCGACACCCCCAGTCTGGCGGCACAATCAGCGATTCCCTTGCGCGACCCGCGCAGCTGGTATCTGGCTCGTACGCCCTGGTCACCCCAGTTTGCCAAAGTGCTGGCTGAGTATCTTACTGGCATTGTTCTTGACCGCTGTGGTCTTTCGGTACGTCTGATCGTGGTTGATCTGGATAACACATTGTGGGGAGGCGTAGCCACTGACGATGGACTGGAAGGCCTCGCGCTGGGCGGCGATTTTCCCGGAAACGCTTTTCGGGATTTTCAGCTGTTGCTTAAATCACTGGTGCAGCGAGGGATCGGGCTGGCTATCGCCAGTAAAAACGACCGGCATGTCGCGCTGGACATTCTCGATCGCCATCCCGAGATGGTGTTGCGTCGCGAAGATTTTGCCGATGAAGAAATTCACTGGGAGGCCAAAACCGATTCTGTCGTTCGTCTGGCAAAACGAATGCATCTGAGCCTTTCCAGCGTGATGTTCCTTGATGACAATCCGGTTGAGCGAGAGGCGGTAAGGCGCAATCTGCCTGAAGTCGTGGTTCCTGAATTAGGTAACGATCCGGTCCGCTACTGTGAAATTGTCAGTCGTATTCCTCAGCTCGCGTCTGCGGGCCTCACCAGCAGCGATCGCCAGCGTGGCAACGCATTTCGCCAGTTGAAAGCGGTGGAAGACGCACGTCGCGTCGCTGTTGATTCGCAGGCTTTTATCAGCGACCTGGCCGTTACCCTGAGATTCGCTCTGCTCAATGATGGAAATCTCTCCCGGGCCGGGCAGCTGATGACCAAAACCAACCAGTTTAATACCACATTGAAGCGCTACAGCGCTGCCGATTTAAAAGCGCTTGTGCAGCAGGGGCATCAGGTCATCGTTCTGGAGATTGCCGATAAATTTAACCCGCCAGAAATCATGGGCGTAGCGGTATTACAACAGGCAGTGCTTGATACGGTCGTGCTGTCATGCCGGGCATTTGGCAAAGGCGTGGAAACGGCCTTATTTCAGGCTCTGGCCGCTGCGCTGTTCCGCCAGTCGGGCCTTTATCTCAGGGTCTGCTTCACCCCAACAGACAAAAACCATGTGGTGATTAGCGCACTGGAGGCATTGCACTTTACGCCGCACAACGACATCTGGCTTGCAGGAACAAAGAGCCTGTCGCTGCCAGTTTCGCCAGTGAAAATAACCGGACTTGAGGAGATTTTTCAGTGA